The Mastacembelus armatus chromosome 4, fMasArm1.2, whole genome shotgun sequence genome segment CCCGGAAGAGCTAGAGGAATTGTCTAGGGAGATGGTAGTCTGGGCATCCttgcttagaccactgcccccATGACCCGGTCCCAAATAAGCGACAGAAAATTGATTGATGGACAGATTTATATGGCAACTATTTATTAACACTGCCCAGCTTATATGATTCGTCATTGCTGTCAGTCAATCACAAGAAcctctccattttttttctttgtaagagTGAAGTGAGTCATGGTGCCACACAGATAGCTCTCTGACTGATTTCTGCTATCAATATCTGCAAAATGACCCAACATTTTTTAGTGTCAAAAAGCGGCCAGAGCCCACCTCAGCCAAGCACACCATCTTGTTGACTTAATAGAAAAGCACTTCTGTTAAAAAGGCTACTATAAAATCACAAGCCACATCAGCTACTGCTGTTAATGTGTGTCTGCCTTTTGCCCACTAATCCCAGATTCTTTGATTTGCTGAGCTGGTGAAACTCTTTTGTACTTTGTGAATTGCTTATTAAAGTGGCATCTGCTTCACAATTACATGTGCAACTTTACTTTTCAAAAAGTGCCAGTAGCAGCATCCTTATATCAAACTTGTCAAACTTTGAAATGACTCTCTTTTTAACAACAACACCTGCTCttattcatattaaaaaaagcCCTTTCTCTAAATGTTTGTAGTGAGGTAGTGGTAAAATGTGCCTGACTGGAAGACTTTATTGAATCAGAAATGAAAATCGATTGACTTTTCTGCATCGATTCAGAatcattttaaagtgaatgagGATGCTCCATAAAATGCTGCCATTATTTTTCCCACCCCCTacttatttctgtctttcaggTGTGCCTTCTGTTTACCGAAGCTACTTAAAGTATCTTGTGTGCAAACATCTGTgctaaaatgcagaaaaatctGATGTTATACATAATTTTGTGAGAGATTTTTTTGGAAAGCATGAGAGTGACAGACATCtaaattttttaatgtttctcaGAGCATGTTACATCTCTCATTTCGGAATTTCAACGGGAAAAGGATTTGAAGGTGGATATACCAGGGGAGGCCTGGTTGGAGGGATGGATCATGTCCAGTTATTGTCACTTTCTGGAAAAATGTAGTTAAACTTACGTCTGCAGTGCTGGGTGTAGAAATTGATCTGTCTTTCCTTAGCACTGTACCAGAAGAATAATGCAAAGGTGATGTGTATCTTTTTAGAATACTAGATgatgcatgtaaaaaaaatccatcaccAAATATCGGCTCAAAAAAACCAGCCCCCTCAATATTCCTACTAATAGGAACTGTCAACCATATTTACTTTTTGGAGATTATGACCTACACACTTCGCCTACAacagcacaaagagaaaaaaaaaaggagaaactgtGTCCACTTCGTAAAATCTGCAGACAAACAATGTAGTGACTGTTATATTGTGGAATGAGCtctgtgatctttttttttttttttggcctaaTTTTTTCTTCCTGTCCATGTCTTCCTATTTCACTGCACCTGCTGTGAACTACTTTGATAGTAGATCTTATGCAGTGGGGAGGATATATAAAAAACATGGGTTGATAGGAGACATCGCTTACCCATGTTTCTGACCCGTGAGGAAAACTGATACTACTAGCTCACAAAAAAGAGCTAGTAGTATACACAAATTCGCAAGATGTAACTAATTAGACGAACATAAGCATAATTCTCAGAAACCACTCCACTAatacaaatgagaaaatatgtaaTGAAAAGGACACTAAAAAAGTGAGAGTAACAGGTGACACATACAAAATTATATGAGGAAATTAAGTGTAAatctggaaagaaaaaacaagtacCCTTACTGTTTGTGCCACTTCCTCGTCATCATCTCCATTCTCTACCTCAACCTGAGTCTTGGTTACACTCCTTCTGGCCACCTCCTGCAGGACAGTCAGCCCACACGACACAATTGCCACAAAGGATAATATGTAGAAATAACATTCACCATGTAATGTGGTGGTCTAGCACAAAACCAAACACATAAATATGGAGGAAACAGGTGCAATTAATTATGCATGAATGCTTTTACCTCGCCATCAGCATTAATCAAAGAGGTAACTATGTTAGTTCCTGTGCCCCAAGAAGTCTGGCTCTTCCACAACAAGTCAGATGGTGGACTGTGGGCCATGCCAGCATCAGCAGACCACACCTGTATAAACACAGTGCAAGTAAGTAAGTAAAATGTACAAAGAGCATTACCCAAGATCAAAGTTAACAACTGTCTCCCAAAAGGACAATAAAAGTGGCTGGGAGACAGCTAGGAACATGTATACACATAATATGGGATTGTCAAAATGACAAGACTTTTTGAAAAGTACTTATGATACTCTTGACATTCCCCAATGTGTTTAAACAGACTTTCATagaacttctgtttttttcttacaatgtgtACTGGCTCAAATAGAGTAGTGTACACTAGAGAGGAACTGTTGGCCCTGTCGAAGATTGGATACGGAGTAAGTCACCCACTAtatgctgaggagacagttttGTGAATGTAGGAAATGGTCAACagaggcaagggattcattgagagactattttgagtgcacaaactgggatgtactgGACGGGAGAGTCAACATAatcactgactacattaatttctgtagacCGCAGACACCGTACTCCCAGTTAGAACAGTATGGTactatcctaacaataaaccatgaaTCACCAGTGACAAAGACATCCTGAACCAGAAAAAGAGGGCTTTccaggacagggataaggagaagctGAACAGTATACAAcgggagctcaaaaagacatTTTGCAGCTAGTGGAGCTGAATGACTATAGAGCGGTGGCTTTGATatcccatatcatgaagaccttggagcgGCTCCTTGTCCGTcacatgaggctgcaggttgaggaggattTTGAGccccttcagtttgcctatTAGTaacacatgggagtggaagatgcagtgctttacatgctgcaccGGGCATATGCCTACCTGGATgtgcctggttcatatgtgaggattatgttcttcgacttctccagtgctttcaatactatacagcctcccatactgagagacaagcttctatgtatggggCTGGCCTGAtgtcatggattatggactatttgacatccagaccacagtatgtcaggctggggagatgtgtttctggggcACTGGAATGCAGCAttggggctccacaggggactgttccttttctgttcacagtCTACACATTGGACTTTGggtataactcagagtcttgccacattcaagtattctgatgatacggcTGTTGTGGCAGATGCACGATGGATGGGAGtgggagtacagggacctagtggaggccttcactgactggagcaaaaagaactatcttctcctgaacaccaccaagcctaaggagctggtggtggattttaggagatcaaaagcaccatgccagtcagtctgcattgatggacaggagatagactgtacagaccttcaagtaccttGGGGTGGTACTggacaaaaaaactgaaaatgtgaatgaagtgtacagaaaagggcagagccgcctcttcttcttgagacaGCTCCGttcgtacagtgtctgcagtgacatgctgtgcatgttctaccacactgtcatggcaagtacactgttctatgctgctgtctgttgggggaatGGTATAGACAGAAACTGTAGgtgcctggacaaactggtgaaaaagccagttctgtgctaggcagggggctggaccctctcagaactgtggtggagcagctgctttctatattgaacaataataaacaccctcTCTACGAtgtactgactaaacagagtagtagctgcagtgggaggctcatctcactgcgctgcagaaGTGAGAGGTTGcaggagatcctttgtccccacagccattagactttttaatagtaattgttgatgTGTTATTTATGCAATTTATGTTATTGActgagtgcctttatctgttaattatatttcatattttattttagagtgAAATGtctgttaaagttaatataatagcggctggacaatctgaatttcccccatgtgGGATGAATGAAGTATCTAAGACTACAGCATCATGTTTAATAACATGTTAATAACACACTTTGGGCCGCTCtgggcaaattcactacccttCAGGATGAAAAAATCCACTAAAAtgaactgctgtaaaaatatatcaaatgaatatttttttcaactttttttgcttAAATCTGATAAGCAACTTCAATCcatgccaatttcataagtgatgtctCAGATTTGGGGGAGGGGGGCTAATTGATGTTTCTGCCCCATTATGAcgacattttttgactgcacaggcATGACACTATAATCAtgaagaggtaaaatttgtgatttttactgttgataaccaagtggccccattaaccctttacacaggcctTACACAGATTTTTACACAAAACCGTATGAGTTACTGCACCAGATCCACCAACAATTACATAAATTAAGTAAGACTTTTTTTACTGGCTGGAATAAAATTCATGTTATAATGGTTTAGCCTGCACTTGAGGGACTCTATACTTCCTACCAGAAAGTAAAAGCTGAAATTCCTTATATAGAATGCGGGTTCAGTCAAAAACCATTTTTGCTTGCTTGATCAAGTTTAGTTCATACTGAATCtaagagtgtttttttttaaacacaattttCATATGAGAATTAATTAGCTGTTAAATTGGAGACTTCAGCTGAACTGATAAATTACCATTGCAAGCGGTTATCTCATATGCCtaataaaaacatgcattagTTTCTGACCCGACTCCATTAACTCTCATGACGAACTACagcatttgtattgtattttagaGCACAATACATCAACATGTACCTTTCATAATGATAAGTTAATGTGCTTTAGTTTTTTATGCAATAAACTGAGAATAGCTGAGAATTTAATTCTTGATGTCTGTTCAGCTCCGTGACTTGGCATGAGTTTCCTAAGGCCGGGGACACACTAGACGATTTCAAAATCttcacaattttaaaaacatgggagACCACAGACAAAGACGGTTTCAAccaatttttaatattataatccTCTGAATGCAAACGATAGAGGATTCGACATGACCGGGGGACCACACACAACTGCCGTTTGTAATATTGATTTCATGTTGGCAATTCCATAGACACGAGATTTCACATAAACTAACATGATCAAATGTGACTTTGTAATGCATGCCTTTTCCTTGTTGGCCCTATTGTGTTAACATTATGGCTTCACAATTTCTTAAAATACACCCATGTTGTTGGGACAATTCAAGAAGCATGTCTTTTATCGGTGCTCCGCTTTATGCTGGTTTTGTTTAGATTTGCTATCATGTTTGTAAGTTGTAAAAAGGACATGATACCCGGTTGGCGATGCCTTCCAGGATGCTCAGTCTCATTGGTTACTGTGGGAATTCCGTTGGAGCCTCCCTGACCCGAAATCGTAAATATCAAGGCTCTGACCAGATcagaagcagtaaaataatcatgttGACATCACACACATGAGGATTGTTTAGACAATTAATCAGGCACAACAAGCCTAGAATCATGCCATGCCCCCACGATCACTGGAGGGGGAAAATCAGGCATGAAATCGTCTAGTGTGTCTCCTAGCCTAAGGTACAAAATTGttcaagcaaaacaaaatgattgaaatgtctgaaaaacacAACTATTAAACACACTGTCTTCTTCATATTTCTTACCGTCACTGACTGTCCAGCCTTGAGGACAAACTTCGGTGAAAACTTATAGACGACCTCATCCCCACTGTCAACTTGTCTCTTCAACCTCCAGTTACCCAAAGGCTGGTCCTGCAAAACACAAGATACTTTAACATGCAAGTACATAATCTCTTCACTTTAATAACACTAGACCTATTAATTCACATTTCTGCTTAGTTCATTGTCAGTCCCAAGAAACAGCTTAGTGTGGGCTCAATGTCCATATTTATACTAGCTCAGAGTTGGAATTAACTGTTAGCATGTTGGAATAAACTCAACCTTTTGAGGCCTTGCAGAGTTTGTTGTGAATATGCAATGTTACTGATAAAACTTCTGGTCTTCTTAGACTTTGTCCAGTCTTACACACCTGCTCACTATCATTGGTCAATGTGACTGCATTTCCATCCATGTCAGTGGGTGATATAGTGACTGTGCCGGTAGCTGTGGCCTCTTCTGAAACCAGCAGCtgtccctctcctcttcccacCAGAGGGAGATCCTTAGCCTCAATATCCACTCTCTTCCTCTTGGAGGAGCGGGAGGAGGAAGCTCCTGTTACCCTGGAAACAGTGACTCGAGGTGATGGGCTAGGGGATAGCTTCAGCCTGAAAGAAGCACAccatgaataaatgaaaatccaAATCAAGCCATTATAACTTCTACATGAAAATGGACAGTGTGTTTAATCAAGCATGAGGCTCccattttaaatttctgttaAATTTGCATAAATGGGAGCAAAAGGTCTAATAAGGTCTGAATTCAAGTGGCTCCATCCCAAGCAGCCACATGGCtagacaaaattactgtaaatatacacacataagtCACAAGACAAACCAGAggccttaaaaaaaacaaaaaaaaaaaaaaaaaaaaaaaaaaaacaaactgtgcaaCATATCATATAGTCCTGAAAATATGGTACAATGTCTTCTATAACCGTCATAAGACAGACGAGCTACAGCCAAATTTGCTTCATGCTGGAGGCAGTTCCTGCACACTCATCTCACAGCCAGCTGCTCAGAATGCATTTTGTCTTGCAGCAAGGACAACTCAGTATGCTAAAATTTAACTTGAAGCTTGTTCATTTTACTAAGGTTGTAAGAGACATTTATGATCAAATCTtattctactttttttttttttgcagtgttgcAGAACACAGTCATTTAGTATCATTGAAATTCCAAGTACAATAATTGACACACTGGCACATAAAACTTAATATAAAAAgatttaaagatatttaaaagattaaaagaaTACTGAAACCGTAtaactaaaaatatataataaataaggTCCTTAAGTCTGTCTCGAAATTTAAGAGAGCAAGGGATTTCTTAGCTTGACTGTAAATCTATAATCTATAAACTACAGAGTGGATCCTTTAAATCCTAATGTGAGCCCTACACAGCTTCATCTGAGTAACAGCAGTAACATGATACGGCTTAACTTCACCTGTTGTCAGTAGTGACTACAATATCATCAGGACATGTGCAGAGTATTTGCTCATGAGCTACATCCAAGTAATCGTTTGTTGACTATTATTGGTTTCCCACATATAGGATACTTTGGTGAATATTTGACGAAACTTTTAAAAGGTCTGTCTGAGAAATATATGATATGATCAATTAACTAGTAGAGGGCAGTTCCCTCTCACACTACTGCTCCGGTACCCGTTTAATATGCTACTGTGAGAGAGGTGTGCTGAGTAAATGCAACAATGCTAACTGCcgtaaaaagaagaaaaactgcatACGGACAGTTACACACGctccacagagaaacaaactcTCCTACTGTGAAAGGGctgagtgactgtgtgtgaaagagactACAAAGCGAAAGACACGTTATCTGAAGACGTGGACAGTGGACATTACAACATAGGCCAGGTACCATAACTTcttttctcattgtttttcttgtctgaCTGACTGGAAAACTTCTAATTCTATAAAATTAAGTAGCAACTACGCTTTGCTGTTAGCTACAAAACTACATATAAAATCTCTTTGGGCTACAGTGGCTAGCAAGACTAACTTTACAACAGTCGTTTTCAAGCATTTAACTCAACAATAAAAAGCCTATATtgaaaaatatttcaacagATTACGGCATGAGGAAGAGAGACCTCACCAGACATAATCGCATGAAatagcaattaaaaaaaaagtagttgcATTCATTTAATTTGAGGTGGAATTACAGTGGCAGTCAAGGCAGGGGAATAGAGCTTTATGTTTCATTTCCAGTTGGTTAGTAAAGTTACTGGCCAAAGTGGTTAAGAGTACTGAAGAAGATGACAGCAGGTGCACCAGTATGGTACAGTCAGGTGCAGGTGATCAAGCAGCACAGTTCCAAGCAGCTCATTCACCAAGAGACAGTATGTCAGAGCAAGGAAAACCATTAATTACTTTAAATATTGTAAAACCAATTCATCGTTTTCAGATTTCAAGCATCGCAACTCAGGCTGGAATCCAGACTGGCTCCAAATTCCACACTAAACCCTACCAAGCAGGGTTCAGGAGCTGTTAAATTTGGTAAATTACCTGAATTGATTTCTGTCATCTGCCTGGCAATTagaattttgttttgaaatctgtaaatgaataaaagtaaataaagctgcaatatatttaatttaagcCATTGTTTTCCCAGCTGTCATCAGGTCAAAACTGACCTGAGGAACAGTCAGAGGGGAGGAATACCTGGCTACATGtctgcaaaatgaataaattgacCAGCGCCAGAGACATTCCCATATGCACAGGCATTGGAGCTCTTCTTTGAAAAACCCAGGGGGTGAATATGTACTCCGATAATGTGATCTCTGTACAGCAAAGAATGTTTAGATcataatatttttactttgtcttaCTCATTTTGATAGATGGAGGGGTGGGTTACTAGGTTGAAGGTTACATGTCTGTTGTATGTAGTACATCACTTTTCTGCCAGCAGGTAATGCCAGCCAATTACACTGACTACACCTACAAGTATATTTCAGACCTGTGGGGAAACACCGAACCCCTAATTGGAATATCAAACATAAGCCATGTCTTATAGTATGTATGAtaggatttgtgtgtgtgtgtagtgttgtACCTGTGCTCCTCTCCCTCCAGCAGTTTCCTGTATGCATTAATCTCCATATCCAGGGCAAGCTTGACATCAAGCAGTTCCTGGTATTCAGTGAGCTGAGCGTTCATCCTCTCTCTCAGTTCGCTCAtctcttgttctttttcttcgATGGCACGACGGTGCTTGTCTTGTTCTGCTGACAGAATTTCCTCTAGCTCTCTGATACGATCTTCTGAGGCAGCCACCTTCAAACAGTTTGAAGGTGGCAGTTCAAAACCATATAATTAATtagtaaagtaaaataacaaTGCAATTGATCAGACTGATGAGCAAAAGTCGATGATTTGTGTGTATAGGTGGACATAAAGCAATACCTGTTTTTGCAAGGCATTCAGCTGATAGCCAAGGCTTTCGATTCTCCTACGGGACTCCTGCAGTTCCTCTCTCGCTGTGCTCATTGCCTTGTCATTAATCTCTGAGGACACCTTGGCATTATCCAACTGCAGGGCCCCAAGACAGATGATGTGTTAGACACATGTCTCAGAGTATTAAAGagcatatatttaaaaaaaaaaaaaaaaaagtcttaccTTGGCCTGGAAGGTTTGTTCCAGTTCTTCCTTATAAAGCGACACTTGCTCATCATGTTGCCGCCTTAGGTCCTAGTGGGATCAGAAAAAACTTGATTAATGCTTATTCAAGTGTTAATTttgtcaaaaagtaaaaaagcaaacaaattcagtgacaatacatttttcacaactacaaagaataaaaacaaaaaaatgtggaCAAATGGATATGGTGTAATATCGTAATGCATAGTCAAAGTCCCAAACGACAGCTCTGCCTGAAATATCTCAAATTGACCTTGCCACAAGGTCTGCTCAATTTTTACTATTAGAAGCATCTTACATTCAGGTAAAGTCTATTCGAAATTACACCAAAATCTTCCTCAACATTTCCTAAAGAAATAGTCTTTTTAGGTTATCCGTCAATCCGCTTTTCTAACTAAACTcagtaaataatattttgtcaaaatgtcagTGAACACAGCTTCTGAATTACTTTGTGCTTATGCCTCTGTTCTGCAATGCAACAAGTTTTCCACCAACCTTGCAAGAGAAAAGAACTGAAGAAGCCACAAATACATTAGAAGATaagaatgttaaaaatgtagGGCAGAAAGACTACAATGTCaccataaaaacaacaaaaaacaaaaacaaaacaaaacaaaaaaaaccccactaaATTTTgactaaaacacatttttatcaaaCCAAAGCCAAATATCAACACTGGCTAGTTCTAAAATAAAATCTCCCTTGCTCAGACCTCTAACACTGTTTTCAGCAACAGTAGCAGCATAACATTATCTCCTAACAGAAAAATGTAGTGTTACAAGGCAGTACTAAGCATTAGGATGGTGGATTTCATTGCCCTTAAAAACTCTTGATTTTGCTTAAGTAAGTCTGGCAAAAAGAAATGCTCAATCTGATTAAGGACCTGTGGAGATCACGTGTATCACTGTCATATTCAACACAGGCAAAAATTATCATATTTTATAGTAATTGCAAGTGCAATAATGGCAATAGCTATATTCAGGGTACTGTAACTAGGGAGGTCAAACGTCTACCTGCAATGTAATCACAATGGGGGCAGGAAGGCAGGGGACTGAATTTTAAAAcctcatattaaaaaaaaataaaaaaataaagtgtttgcAGGGTGTGATAACTGCTGTGATAAAGCATATtacatacagttttttttaatgttgatgAAACAAAAAGTAATGGTGcattgatcactttaatgtgtGTGGCAAGGgttatatttatttctatttaaaaaatgaacacaatatGGAATTTGCACATATGTGCCCAAGCCTTTGCATACAACTCTATCAACCATTTGCATTCCTTCTTACTGTCACTTTATTTCTGTACATTGTTCCCATCACCCAGCCTCAGCAGATATGACAACACCAGAAATGACATCCTCTGTAAATTCTTCCCCAACATACCTGTAAAGCTTGTGCCAGTTTGAACTCATAGTCTTGTCTGACTCCAGAGTCTACCTCCACTATTCTCTGCTCCTGTCGTCGTCGAGACTCGTGCACCTCCTGAACACAAggattcaattcagtttatttgtacagcaccaaatcacaatacaatcacctTAAGACAATTTATATAGAAACCAAAC includes the following:
- the lmnb2 gene encoding lamin-B2 isoform X2, with amino-acid sequence MATATPGREAGRSAASTPLSPTRISRLQEKQDLQHLNDRLAVYIDRVRSLELENDRLMVKVSEKEEVTTREVTGLKALYEAELADARRVLDETAKDRARLQIDLGKAQAELDEAIRSAKKKDSDLAAAVSRASGLEGQLNKSEAALSTALSQNTALTSELSDVKSLLAKAEDSHAVAKRQLEAETLMRVDLENRCQSLNEELEFRKSMFEQEVHESRRRQEQRIVEVDSGVRQDYEFKLAQALQDLRRQHDEQVSLYKEELEQTFQAKLDNAKVSSEINDKAMSTAREELQESRRRIESLGYQLNALQKQVAASEDRIRELEEILSAEQDKHRRAIEEKEQEMSELRERMNAQLTEYQELLDVKLALDMEINAYRKLLEGEEHRLKLSPSPSPRVTVSRVTGASSSRSSKRKRVDIEAKDLPLVGRGEGQLLVSEEATATGTVTISPTDMDGNAVTLTNDSEQDQPLGNWRLKRQVDSGDEVVYKFSPKFVLKAGQSVTVWSADAGMAHSPPSDLLWKSQTSWGTGTNIVTSLINADGEEVARRSVTKTQVEVENGDDDEEVAQTSKVSSRECVVM
- the lmnb2 gene encoding lamin-B2 isoform X1, whose product is MATATPGREAGRSAASTPLSPTRISRLQEKQDLQHLNDRLAVYIDRVRSLELENDRLMVKVSEKEEVTTREVTGLKALYEAELADARRVLDETAKDRARLQIDLGKAQAELDEAIRSAKKKDSDLAAAVSRASGLEGQLNKSEAALSTALSQNTALTSELSDVKSLLAKAEDSHAVAKRQLEAETLMRVDLENRCQSLNEELEFRKSMFEQEVHESRRRQEQRIVEVDSGVRQDYEFKLAQALQDLRRQHDEQVSLYKEELEQTFQAKLDNAKVSSEINDKAMSTAREELQESRRRIESLGYQLNALQKQVAASEDRIRELEEILSAEQDKHRRAIEEKEQEMSELRERMNAQLTEYQELLDVKLALDMEINAYRKLLEGEEHRLKLSPSPSPRVTVSRVTGASSSRSSKRKRVDIEAKDLPLVGRGEGQLLVSEEATATGTVTISPTDMDGNAVTLTNDSEQDQPLGNWRLKRQVDSGDEVVYKFSPKFVLKAGQSVTVWSADAGMAHSPPSDLLWKSQTSWGTGTNIVTSLINADGEEVARRSVTKTQVEVENGDDDEEVAQTVRSKVSSRECVVM